The following proteins are encoded in a genomic region of Candidatus Nitrospira nitrificans:
- a CDS encoding sigma-54-dependent transcriptional regulator yields MNDREKNNPMSDNGDENERILIVDDDPSMRAALMETVRRLGYSVQGAVDGMDAIDRITRFRPWMVLTDLRMPRLNGLDLIKEVKARAPHATIVLMTAYGAIETAVEAMKLGASEYLLKPFSMDLLERVIVNLKAGREEGITASHPLHPTENRALLSQDPGMIRLLSTIEGVASSQATVLIQGESGTGKELLARFIHNRSPRAHRPFIAVNCAALPDGLLESELFGHERGAFTGALIKKIGKFEMAHMGTLLLDEISEMNLSLQAKLLRVLQEREVDRIGGRDPVSVNIRVIATTNRALYREVEQGRFREDLYYRLNVFPVTVPPLRERTIDIPLLARHFVNQSAARNGLAPPTLSDGANAHLQRLAWKGNVRELENVMERAVLLAGPGPILPEHCPPEQSGAPPVPAVHTQQPANGSLWEMERELIFKTLARVKDNRTHAAKELGISIRTLRNKLREYREGERPCSISGP; encoded by the coding sequence ATGAATGACCGCGAGAAGAATAACCCCATGTCCGACAATGGTGACGAGAACGAGCGCATTCTGATCGTCGATGACGACCCATCGATGCGCGCCGCGCTGATGGAGACGGTCAGGCGACTCGGTTATTCCGTGCAAGGAGCGGTCGATGGAATGGATGCCATCGACCGGATTACCCGTTTCCGTCCCTGGATGGTGCTGACCGACCTCAGGATGCCGCGTCTGAACGGTCTCGATTTGATCAAGGAGGTCAAGGCGCGCGCTCCCCACGCCACGATCGTTCTGATGACGGCGTACGGGGCCATAGAGACCGCCGTCGAAGCCATGAAGCTGGGGGCCAGCGAGTATCTCTTGAAACCGTTTTCAATGGACTTGCTGGAGCGGGTCATCGTGAATCTTAAGGCGGGACGAGAAGAAGGGATCACGGCGAGCCACCCGCTCCATCCGACGGAAAACCGAGCTCTGTTAAGCCAGGACCCGGGAATGATCCGGCTCTTAAGCACGATCGAAGGGGTGGCGTCCAGCCAGGCCACTGTCTTGATTCAAGGGGAGAGCGGCACCGGAAAAGAGTTGTTGGCCAGGTTCATCCACAATCGGAGCCCGCGGGCGCATCGGCCGTTCATCGCCGTGAATTGCGCGGCGTTGCCTGACGGGCTGCTCGAGAGCGAGCTCTTCGGCCATGAGCGCGGCGCGTTTACCGGAGCGTTGATCAAAAAAATCGGCAAGTTCGAGATGGCGCATATGGGCACGTTGCTCTTGGACGAAATCAGTGAAATGAACCTGAGCTTGCAGGCCAAGTTGCTGCGCGTCTTGCAGGAGCGCGAGGTCGATCGGATCGGGGGGCGCGACCCTGTGTCGGTCAATATACGGGTGATTGCAACCACCAATCGAGCGCTCTATCGGGAAGTCGAGCAAGGACGCTTTCGAGAGGATCTGTACTATCGTCTGAACGTCTTTCCCGTCACCGTTCCGCCGCTGCGTGAACGCACGATCGATATTCCATTGCTCGCGCGGCATTTTGTGAACCAGTCGGCCGCGAGGAATGGTCTCGCGCCGCCGACTCTGTCCGATGGCGCGAATGCGCATTTGCAACGGTTGGCCTGGAAAGGAAATGTCCGTGAATTGGAGAATGTCATGGAGCGGGCGGTGTTGCTGGCGGGGCCGGGCCCGATTCTTCCCGAACACTGTCCGCCTGAACAGAGCGGCGCGCCGCCGGTTCCGGCCGTCCATACGCAACAACCCGCCAACGGTTCTCTCTGGGAAATGGAACGGGAGCTGATTTTTAAAACATTGGCGCGAGTGAAAGACAATCGCACGCACGCGGCGAAAGAGCTGGGGATCAGCATTCGCACGTTACGCAATAAACTGCGAGAGTATCGGGAGGGCGAGCGACCTTGTTCGATCAGCGGGCCGTAA
- the fliF gene encoding flagellar basal-body MS-ring/collar protein FliF, which yields MFSKFSINQRMIILIALAGSVAGLIALTLWTQQPDMQVLFTNLSGEDAAAIIDKLKETKVPYETTGGGATVLVPSAQVHDLRLQLATQGLPHGGGVGFEIFDRTSIGMSEFVQKLNYRRALQGELARTIAQLPEVERARVHLAIPERRLFANEQEKARASVIVSLRNGQQLAQAQVQGVIHLVSSSVEGLQARDVTVVDGHGRMLSSTMTDETAGLTNTQLEYQRSIEKDVETRIQTMLERIVGSNKAVVRVSSVVDFRKVETTEERYDPNSQVVRSEQRGQEKANGTNGVSGGVPGVQSNVPPGTDQELPQTSSNNSQTKNETVNYEISRTVSKIVEPVGVIKQLSVAVLVDGIYETAKTGEGQSTETPVAARKYIPRSEEDLKRIEDIVKKAMGFSPERQDQVQVVNVQFGAEPEELQSATAEAVSEGPKPWLPYLRYGVGILLFTVILLFVVRPLLAMLGSTTERLSAEASMSALPGALGTSEASLAGAQDRAQIIDMARKNPDTTAVVVKQWLKNPS from the coding sequence ATGTTTTCCAAGTTTTCCATCAATCAGCGGATGATCATCCTCATTGCCCTGGCCGGGTCGGTGGCGGGCCTCATCGCGCTCACGCTGTGGACGCAGCAGCCCGACATGCAGGTGTTGTTCACCAATCTCAGCGGCGAAGACGCGGCCGCCATCATCGATAAGCTGAAAGAGACGAAGGTGCCGTATGAAACGACCGGCGGTGGAGCCACGGTGCTGGTTCCCAGCGCCCAAGTCCACGATCTGCGATTACAGCTTGCGACCCAAGGGCTCCCTCATGGAGGCGGCGTCGGCTTCGAGATTTTCGATCGCACGTCGATCGGCATGTCCGAATTCGTGCAGAAGCTCAACTATCGGCGCGCCTTACAGGGCGAGTTGGCGAGGACCATCGCGCAGTTGCCGGAAGTCGAGCGGGCGCGGGTGCATCTGGCGATTCCCGAACGGCGACTCTTTGCCAACGAGCAGGAGAAAGCGCGCGCGTCCGTGATCGTGTCGCTTCGCAACGGCCAACAGCTGGCTCAGGCGCAGGTGCAAGGGGTCATCCATTTGGTGTCAAGCAGCGTGGAAGGCCTGCAGGCCCGCGATGTGACCGTGGTGGATGGGCACGGCCGCATGTTGTCGTCCACCATGACGGATGAAACCGCCGGCTTGACCAATACACAGCTCGAGTATCAGCGGAGCATCGAAAAGGATGTCGAAACGCGTATCCAAACGATGCTGGAGCGGATCGTCGGATCCAACAAAGCCGTCGTGCGTGTGTCCAGCGTGGTGGACTTTCGCAAGGTCGAGACCACGGAGGAGCGTTACGATCCGAACAGCCAGGTCGTGAGGAGCGAACAACGAGGGCAGGAAAAGGCGAACGGCACGAACGGCGTCAGCGGCGGCGTGCCGGGTGTCCAGTCGAATGTCCCGCCCGGCACGGACCAGGAGCTTCCGCAAACCAGTTCGAACAACAGCCAGACGAAAAATGAAACGGTCAATTACGAGATCAGTCGAACGGTGTCCAAAATCGTCGAGCCGGTCGGTGTCATCAAACAGTTGTCCGTGGCCGTGCTGGTCGATGGGATCTATGAAACGGCCAAAACGGGAGAGGGACAGTCGACGGAGACGCCGGTTGCCGCGCGCAAATACATTCCCCGTTCGGAAGAAGACCTCAAGCGGATCGAGGACATCGTCAAAAAAGCAATGGGCTTTTCGCCCGAGCGGCAGGATCAGGTTCAAGTCGTGAACGTGCAATTCGGCGCGGAACCGGAAGAGCTCCAGAGCGCGACGGCGGAAGCCGTGTCCGAGGGTCCGAAGCCATGGTTGCCGTATCTTCGGTATGGGGTCGGCATTCTACTGTTTACGGTGATTCTTCTGTTCGTGGTTCGTCCGTTGTTGGCCATGTTGGGTTCGACGACCGAACGACTCTCGGCCGAAGCGTCGATGTCCGCGTTGCCCGGCGCCCTCGGAACGTCGGAGGCTTCATTGGCCGGCGCGCAGGACCGGGCGCAGATCATCGATATGGCGAGAAAGAACCCCGACACGACGGCGGTGGTCGTGAAGCAGTGGCTCAAGAATCCTTCATGA
- the fliE gene encoding flagellar hook-basal body complex protein FliE, which produces MNQIYGPTSGIAPIPDVAPGASAGAAGATGFLDSLKTAIGKVNDTQMEAGRAVGALMTGETQDLHRTMVALQQADVSFQLMMQIRNKLVTAYEEIQRMQM; this is translated from the coding sequence ATGAATCAAATTTACGGTCCGACCTCAGGCATCGCTCCGATTCCCGATGTGGCCCCGGGCGCTTCGGCGGGAGCAGCCGGCGCCACTGGGTTCTTGGATTCTCTCAAAACCGCGATCGGAAAGGTCAACGACACGCAGATGGAAGCCGGCCGAGCGGTGGGTGCCCTCATGACAGGCGAGACGCAAGACCTTCACCGGACGATGGTCGCGCTGCAGCAAGCGGACGTGTCGTTCCAATTGATGATGCAAATCAGGAACAAACTGGTCACGGCGTATGAAGAAATTCAACGGATGCAGATGTAA
- the flgB gene encoding flagellar basal body rod protein FlgB, protein MTIFDKTMRLLQRTLDLRGARQRVIASNLANEETPGYRASDLTFMDQLQSAHKGRLPIVLAATQSRHFGVHGPQGVQAVTGKLSEVPAGDLPLDANSVNLELEMAKLSENAMHYNAAATILAKKFNGLLNVIREGR, encoded by the coding sequence ATGACGATCTTTGACAAAACCATGCGACTGTTACAGCGGACTTTGGATCTTCGCGGCGCGCGACAGCGTGTGATCGCCTCGAACCTGGCCAACGAAGAAACACCGGGGTATCGCGCGTCCGACTTGACCTTTATGGATCAATTGCAGTCGGCCCACAAGGGGCGGCTGCCGATCGTCCTGGCGGCGACTCAGTCTCGACATTTCGGCGTGCATGGGCCGCAGGGTGTGCAAGCGGTGACGGGGAAACTCAGTGAGGTTCCCGCCGGCGATCTCCCGCTCGACGCCAACTCCGTCAATCTCGAGCTGGAGATGGCCAAACTGTCCGAGAACGCCATGCACTACAACGCAGCTGCCACGATACTGGCCAAGAAATTTAACGGATTGCTGAACGTGATACGGGAGGGGAGATAG
- a CDS encoding two-component system sensor histidine kinase NtrB, translating into MTSAATRHPEERELLHAAFRSFDEAAQTLQQSYSALTTRVEQMDLELAHSNEALRRHLCDNEAMRVHLDGILESLSTGVLVLDDRETITRSNRAAEMLLGATDDALRNRRASEILAGAGLGLCDRPQRIGQAVVSISQVPLHNDSGEHTGHLILFQDVTRVYQLEEQLQRKERLAAMGELIGRIAHEIRNPLGSVELFASMLQRDLGEQSSAKRYAQQISQAVQSMDRLLSNLLLYTRPVRLACGWHAAESLIDESIKLAAHAMSKVPVDIRVDIGHEIRSIWCHDGQLKQVLVNLVLNAIQAMPNGGVVAVSLCREQLETLGLPAVRLSVRDSGIGIDPAHRSRIFDPFFSTKDEGTGLGLAIVYSIVDAHQGRIDVESAVGQGTTCSIILPHPAVGGDPHATHVPTRNECEPNQSCPVEHHMLLAEECSHE; encoded by the coding sequence ATGACGAGCGCCGCAACCAGACATCCGGAAGAACGGGAGCTGCTGCATGCCGCCTTCAGAAGTTTTGATGAGGCGGCCCAAACGTTGCAGCAATCATACAGCGCGCTGACGACACGTGTGGAACAGATGGATCTGGAGTTGGCGCACAGCAATGAGGCGCTCCGCCGGCACCTGTGCGACAACGAGGCCATGCGCGTCCATTTGGACGGAATTCTCGAGTCCTTGTCGACGGGCGTGTTGGTGCTGGACGACCGTGAGACGATTACGCGCAGCAATCGAGCCGCCGAGATGTTACTGGGCGCCACTGATGACGCGCTGCGGAATCGTCGGGCGTCGGAAATATTGGCGGGCGCCGGTCTCGGCCTGTGTGATCGGCCACAACGCATCGGTCAGGCGGTCGTCTCCATCAGTCAGGTTCCGCTCCACAACGATTCCGGAGAGCATACCGGCCACCTGATTCTGTTCCAGGACGTCACGCGTGTGTATCAGCTGGAAGAACAGTTGCAGCGCAAGGAAAGACTGGCGGCCATGGGCGAGCTGATCGGCCGGATCGCCCACGAGATTAGAAATCCATTGGGCAGCGTCGAGCTCTTCGCGTCCATGCTGCAACGCGATCTCGGCGAGCAGTCATCCGCCAAACGTTACGCCCAACAGATCTCGCAGGCCGTCCAGTCGATGGATCGTTTGCTGTCCAATCTCTTGCTCTATACGCGGCCTGTTCGCTTGGCCTGTGGCTGGCATGCGGCTGAATCGTTGATCGATGAATCGATCAAGTTGGCAGCCCATGCGATGAGCAAAGTCCCCGTGGACATCCGAGTGGACATCGGTCACGAGATCCGTTCGATCTGGTGTCACGACGGACAGTTGAAACAAGTGCTCGTGAATCTGGTTCTGAATGCGATTCAGGCGATGCCGAATGGAGGCGTCGTGGCGGTCAGTCTGTGCCGAGAGCAGCTGGAGACGCTTGGCCTGCCCGCTGTTCGGCTGAGCGTCCGTGACTCCGGCATCGGCATCGATCCGGCTCATCGGTCTCGCATATTCGATCCGTTCTTTTCAACGAAGGATGAGGGCACCGGTCTTGGGCTGGCGATCGTCTACTCGATCGTCGACGCGCACCAAGGACGGATCGATGTCGAGAGCGCGGTCGGGCAGGGCACCACATGCTCGATCATCCTGCCTCATCCGGCGGTCGGTGGAGATCCCCATGCGACGCACGTCCCGACGCGGAACGAGTGTGAACCCAATCAATCCTGCCCTGTCGAGCATCATATGCTGTTAGCGGAGGAGTGCTCTCATGAATGA
- the flgC gene encoding flagellar basal body rod protein FlgC codes for MSDSMAVSVSGLDAQRRRLNVIASNLANAQSTKTPTGGPYKRRDVVFRSTAVPSAFQRAFRQVAVGPSAHALEGVSVARVVEDPKPGQLIYDPHHPDADPKGFVRLPNVNVMEEMVNMIGASRAYEANVQAINATRAMWNKALEIGR; via the coding sequence ATGTCCGACAGTATGGCCGTATCGGTGTCCGGCTTGGATGCCCAACGGCGACGGCTCAACGTCATTGCGAGCAATCTCGCGAACGCCCAATCGACGAAAACACCGACCGGCGGTCCGTACAAGCGGCGGGATGTCGTCTTTCGCTCAACGGCGGTTCCAAGTGCGTTCCAGCGGGCTTTCCGCCAGGTCGCGGTGGGGCCGTCGGCGCATGCGCTCGAAGGGGTTTCCGTCGCGCGCGTGGTGGAAGATCCCAAACCAGGACAGCTCATTTATGATCCCCATCATCCGGATGCCGATCCCAAAGGGTTCGTGCGTCTTCCGAACGTGAATGTCATGGAAGAGATGGTGAATATGATCGGCGCGTCGCGCGCGTACGAAGCCAATGTCCAAGCCATCAACGCGACACGCGCCATGTGGAACAAGGCACTGGAGATCGGGAGGTGA